Proteins encoded together in one Nostoc sp. PCC 7524 window:
- a CDS encoding glycosyltransferase family 1 protein, with protein sequence MPVRNTLANQYYIYLKKGQTPIPWDIYDNKPPVQFGLTDYFGKVFQAIEQSSAISDLIFYVTWDEMDELPSYGQNVVVFVIGDEWYRTPKYFHKVRAVFKCIGTRPILGCNPLLQPSLLNLLTLMQFLRILVVSFPGVANYQFQKLKSWLLGKGKVTPIYDLPLGYNNSKNLPIKPLEERLYDTYFSGSVVHVPYPIWSLKYWLGTPKSLARKLMISNIKKFQRRHRHFNVELAVTAGFHNRTSEDERSYCEIMMDTKICLVPRGTSFETTRLFEGMKYGCVVVTEALPSRWYLDGAPVIQIKNWREWEKVLEKLLRNPQFMQEMHYKSLNWWQNKCSETVVAEYVVEQLTGSITLRNQHTNNRNLTHLSMSLTPP encoded by the coding sequence ATGCCTGTGAGAAATACACTTGCGAATCAATACTATATCTATCTCAAAAAAGGTCAAACCCCAATTCCTTGGGATATATACGACAACAAGCCACCAGTTCAATTTGGTTTAACTGATTATTTTGGTAAAGTATTTCAAGCTATAGAACAAAGTTCAGCTATTAGTGATTTAATCTTTTATGTCACCTGGGATGAAATGGATGAACTCCCATCATACGGTCAAAATGTAGTAGTTTTTGTCATTGGAGACGAATGGTATCGTACACCAAAGTATTTTCATAAAGTCAGAGCTGTATTTAAGTGCATAGGTACACGTCCAATTTTAGGATGCAATCCTTTACTTCAGCCTTCTTTATTGAACTTGCTCACATTGATGCAATTTCTCAGAATCTTAGTTGTTTCCTTCCCTGGAGTAGCCAATTACCAATTCCAAAAGTTGAAAAGTTGGTTACTAGGTAAAGGTAAAGTTACACCAATTTATGACCTTCCTTTAGGGTACAACAATTCCAAAAATTTACCAATTAAGCCTCTAGAAGAACGTCTTTACGATACTTATTTTTCTGGTAGTGTTGTACACGTACCTTACCCAATTTGGTCTTTAAAATATTGGTTAGGAACTCCTAAAAGCTTGGCGCGAAAACTCATGATATCAAATATCAAGAAATTTCAGCGCCGCCATCGCCATTTTAATGTTGAATTAGCAGTCACGGCTGGTTTTCACAATAGAACCAGTGAAGATGAACGCAGCTATTGTGAAATTATGATGGATACAAAAATCTGTCTTGTGCCGAGAGGGACATCTTTTGAAACAACTCGTCTGTTTGAAGGGATGAAATATGGTTGCGTTGTCGTCACAGAAGCTTTACCTTCACGGTGGTATTTGGATGGAGCGCCTGTTATTCAAATTAAGAATTGGCGAGAGTGGGAAAAAGTTTTAGAAAAGCTATTACGTAATCCACAATTTATGCAAGAAATGCACTATAAATCTCTCAATTGGTGGCAGAATAAATGCTCAGAAACTGTTGTAGCAGAATATGTTGTTGAACAGTTGACTGGTAGTATTACACTCAGAAATCAACATACAAACAATAGAAATTTAACTCATTTGTCTATGTCTTTAACTCCACCCTAA
- a CDS encoding glycosyltransferase family 4 protein yields MEDKKTNFNSQSASILTLGTGWFPKTPGGLERYVYELIHTLANHQDQVELCGVGLPETEVNLPIRLTNLASPDSSIWQRLWSIRTNFQKTRISKPDAINLHFALYSFPILDILPQGVPITFNFHGPWASESKQEMVNNQLSIFLKRRLIEQTTYNSCDRFIVLSKAFGNILHKQYEVSWNQIHIIPGGVNIDKFQPKLPQTVARQQLGWPEDRPILFTSRRLVNRMGLDKLLAAIAIIKPKIADVWLAIAGRGHLQTILEQQAKELGLENNVKFLGFLPDEQLPIAYQAANLTVMPSQSFEGFGLAILESLACGTPVLCTPIGGMPEILKPFSPELITTSTEVSAIAKKLEQILLGQIPTPSRQDCRQYAATHFNWQKIGQQVRQVILA; encoded by the coding sequence GTGGAAGATAAAAAAACTAATTTTAATTCACAATCTGCTTCTATTCTGACTCTAGGAACAGGCTGGTTTCCTAAAACACCTGGAGGATTAGAAAGATATGTTTATGAGCTAATTCATACACTAGCAAATCATCAAGACCAGGTAGAATTATGTGGAGTTGGTCTACCAGAAACAGAGGTAAATTTGCCAATTAGGCTGACTAACTTAGCATCACCAGATAGTTCAATTTGGCAACGACTTTGGTCTATTCGTACTAATTTCCAAAAGACTAGAATCAGCAAACCGGATGCGATTAATTTACATTTTGCATTATATAGCTTTCCGATTTTAGATATTTTACCCCAAGGAGTGCCGATTACATTTAACTTTCATGGGCCTTGGGCTTCGGAAAGTAAACAGGAGATGGTTAATAATCAACTGAGCATTTTCCTCAAGCGTCGGTTGATAGAACAAACTACTTATAATAGCTGCGATCGCTTCATAGTTCTTAGTAAAGCTTTTGGCAATATTTTACATAAACAATATGAAGTTTCATGGAATCAAATCCATATTATTCCCGGTGGTGTTAATATCGATAAATTCCAACCGAAACTGCCACAAACAGTAGCACGTCAGCAGTTAGGCTGGCCAGAGGATCGCCCAATTTTATTTACATCCCGGCGTTTAGTTAATCGTATGGGACTAGATAAACTGTTGGCAGCTATAGCAATTATTAAACCAAAAATAGCTGATGTTTGGTTGGCGATCGCAGGTCGAGGTCATCTACAAACTATCCTAGAACAACAAGCTAAAGAATTAGGTTTAGAGAACAATGTCAAATTTTTAGGCTTTCTCCCAGATGAACAGTTGCCAATAGCTTACCAAGCTGCTAATTTAACTGTTATGCCTAGTCAATCTTTTGAAGGGTTTGGATTAGCAATTCTGGAATCTTTAGCTTGTGGAACTCCCGTATTGTGTACACCAATCGGGGGTATGCCAGAGATTTTAAAACCCTTCTCACCAGAGTTAATCACCACTTCTACCGAAGTCTCAGCTATTGCCAAAAAATTAGAGCAGATATTGCTAGGACAAATACCAACGCCTTCACGACAAGATTGTCGTCAGTATGCTGCGACTCATTTCAATTGGCAAAAAATCGGTCAACAAGTGCGTCAAGTTATCTTGGCTTAA